The Candidatus Tumulicola sp. genome has a window encoding:
- the efp gene encoding elongation factor P has translation MISSNDFRTGISIIVDGQIWTVVDFQHVKPGKGSAFVRTRLKNVIRGNVLEKTFRAGEMLQRAIIDTRDMQYLYGSGDEFHLMDQSNYEQVVLARDMLGEGSDLLKEGMVVSVQFHDGRVIGAELPNHIELEVVETEPGFRGDTATNLTKPAKVETGATVQVPIFIKVGDRIRIDTRDRKYISRM, from the coding sequence ATGATCTCTTCGAACGATTTTCGCACCGGCATCAGCATCATCGTCGATGGTCAGATCTGGACCGTGGTGGATTTCCAGCACGTGAAGCCCGGTAAGGGCTCGGCGTTCGTGCGCACGCGTTTGAAGAACGTGATCCGGGGCAACGTGCTCGAGAAGACCTTTCGCGCCGGTGAGATGCTGCAGCGCGCCATTATCGACACGCGCGACATGCAGTACTTGTATGGAAGCGGCGATGAGTTCCATCTGATGGATCAATCGAACTACGAGCAGGTCGTGCTCGCCCGCGACATGCTGGGGGAGGGCTCCGACCTGCTCAAAGAAGGCATGGTCGTCAGCGTTCAGTTCCACGACGGACGCGTGATCGGCGCAGAGCTGCCTAACCACATCGAGTTGGAAGTCGTCGAGACCGAGCCCGGCTTTCGCGGCGACACAGCGACCAACCTCACGAAGCCGGCGAAGGTCGAGACCGGGGCGACCGTCCAAGTGCCGATCTTCATCAAGGTCGGCGACCGCATCCGCATCGACACGCGCGACCGCAAATACATCTCCCGAATGTAG
- a CDS encoding sulfurtransferase: MSKEVYANPNALVSADWLAAHRADPGVRVVEVDVSPKSYDEGHIPGAVFWDIYKALKDPKYRLVDDVACASLLSTSGITPSTKVVFYGYGPALGYWLLKLYGHADASVLNLSKRQWQEDGRPWTTDRPEPMATHYPLPEPNGEIRAQQPMVAASIGDAECAILDVRSEAEFRGERFWPSGATENTGRAGHIPGALNVTLDAVVNADGSYAPVDVLRRTFPARLDDVRDLITYCTIGNRASVAWFVLSELLGRRGVSVYDGSWAEWGFMPATPIETETPKQR, from the coding sequence ATGAGTAAAGAGGTCTACGCAAATCCCAACGCGCTGGTCTCCGCGGATTGGCTCGCCGCGCATCGTGCCGATCCAGGCGTGCGCGTCGTCGAGGTCGACGTCAGTCCGAAGTCGTACGACGAAGGCCATATCCCCGGCGCAGTCTTTTGGGATATTTATAAGGCCCTGAAAGATCCGAAGTACCGGCTCGTCGACGATGTGGCGTGCGCGAGCCTCCTCAGCACATCAGGCATCACCCCGAGCACGAAGGTCGTGTTCTACGGGTATGGGCCTGCGCTGGGTTATTGGTTGCTGAAGTTGTACGGCCATGCCGACGCGAGCGTGCTGAATCTCTCGAAACGGCAATGGCAAGAAGACGGCCGGCCGTGGACGACCGATCGGCCCGAGCCGATGGCAACGCACTACCCGCTACCCGAGCCGAATGGTGAGATTCGAGCCCAGCAGCCGATGGTCGCAGCGTCGATCGGCGACGCGGAATGCGCGATTCTCGACGTGCGCAGTGAAGCAGAATTCCGTGGCGAGCGGTTCTGGCCGTCCGGCGCTACGGAGAATACGGGCAGAGCCGGGCACATCCCGGGCGCGCTCAACGTCACGCTTGACGCGGTCGTGAATGCCGACGGATCGTATGCGCCGGTTGATGTGCTGCGTCGGACGTTCCCCGCCCGGCTTGACGACGTCCGCGACCTCATCACCTATTGCACGATCGGCAATCGGGCAAGCGTCGCGTGGTTCGTGCTCTCGGAACTGCTGGGTCGTCGCGGCGTTAGCGTCTACGATGGCTCCTGGGCAGAATGGGGTTTCATGCCGGCCACTCCGATCGAGACGGAGACACCGAAGCAGCGCTAG
- a CDS encoding retropepsin-like aspartic protease has protein sequence MSAVAIARAAWADGLGSQPPGIKPTTATLSGVISANLNARGKALETFTSYVLDYSYSAGGFLGKTDTIAVGRDYLTTDTYGPFTDLAGRLNGQYWTQNENGLTVALSGLRGRADMNRLAIKALEGGATVDAARLLGETSSPVAAYVVEVHPQEGLLEWRFYGVKSGLLVRDETFDGRFRTVRTYDDFRDTKGAVLAWHYHVTDGDLTNDEDWKVSKLDVNVPVSLNDLNIRQDARALVEFPVGKESVELPMRVVDGHIITRLFINGKGYDFMLDSGAGGIFIDRGLLADLGLKRYGRINATAAGQFELVRSIVPEIHFGDLTMRNVAVYGIPFRGNVRADTKINGLVGFDFIADCVLKIDYDKQKMVAIKPDAFQMPADALGQMPITLDSSVPEVRAGIGGAYDDHFIVDTGAGDVVVFSKFSLAHPQETSDLGRGRAEAKAINGLGFGDLLFAGGVGGSFRVWPTEIEKFSFGPVNFVNWVIEKTDPNEGLDDGEHDGLIGYTFLRLFTIYFDYNRSRMILAPNGLYRSVTHTG, from the coding sequence ATGAGCGCCGTCGCTATCGCGCGCGCCGCTTGGGCCGACGGCCTCGGCAGTCAGCCCCCCGGCATCAAGCCGACCACCGCAACGCTGAGCGGCGTCATCTCGGCCAACCTCAATGCGCGAGGCAAGGCGCTTGAGACTTTTACGAGCTACGTGCTCGACTACTCGTATTCGGCCGGCGGATTTTTGGGCAAGACCGACACGATCGCGGTCGGGCGCGACTATCTGACCACCGACACGTACGGCCCATTCACCGACCTCGCCGGGCGCCTCAACGGCCAGTATTGGACTCAGAATGAGAACGGCCTTACGGTAGCTCTTTCGGGATTGCGCGGCCGCGCGGATATGAACAGACTAGCGATCAAGGCGCTCGAGGGCGGCGCCACCGTCGATGCGGCGCGGCTCCTCGGCGAGACGAGCTCGCCGGTTGCGGCGTACGTCGTCGAAGTGCACCCGCAAGAAGGGCTCCTGGAATGGCGCTTTTACGGCGTCAAGTCCGGCTTGCTGGTGCGCGATGAGACCTTCGACGGACGATTTCGCACTGTGCGGACGTACGACGACTTCCGCGACACCAAGGGCGCGGTGCTTGCGTGGCACTATCACGTCACGGACGGCGATCTGACGAACGACGAGGACTGGAAAGTGTCCAAACTGGACGTCAACGTGCCGGTATCGCTCAACGATTTGAACATCCGCCAAGACGCCCGCGCCCTTGTCGAATTCCCAGTCGGGAAAGAATCGGTCGAATTACCGATGCGCGTGGTGGACGGTCACATCATCACGCGCCTGTTCATCAACGGTAAAGGCTACGACTTCATGCTCGACTCTGGAGCGGGCGGCATCTTCATCGACCGCGGTCTCCTGGCGGACCTCGGCTTGAAGCGGTACGGGAGGATCAACGCGACGGCTGCGGGCCAGTTCGAGTTGGTGCGCTCGATCGTCCCCGAGATCCATTTCGGTGACCTCACGATGCGCAACGTCGCGGTGTACGGCATTCCATTTCGCGGCAACGTGCGGGCGGATACGAAGATCAACGGGCTCGTCGGCTTCGACTTCATCGCCGATTGCGTCCTCAAGATCGACTACGATAAGCAGAAGATGGTGGCGATCAAACCGGATGCGTTTCAGATGCCCGCCGACGCGCTCGGTCAGATGCCGATCACGTTGGACTCGAGCGTTCCGGAAGTCCGCGCCGGCATCGGCGGCGCGTACGACGACCACTTCATCGTGGATACGGGTGCCGGGGACGTGGTCGTCTTCTCAAAATTCTCGCTCGCGCATCCGCAAGAGACGTCGGATTTGGGCCGAGGTAGAGCCGAGGCCAAAGCCATCAACGGACTCGGGTTCGGTGATCTGCTCTTTGCCGGTGGCGTGGGCGGATCGTTTCGCGTCTGGCCGACCGAGATCGAAAAGTTCAGCTTTGGTCCGGTGAACTTCGTCAACTGGGTGATCGAGAAGACGGATCCGAACGAGGGACTCGACGATGGCGAGCACGACGGACTCATCGGCTACACCTTCTTGCGCCTCTTCACCATCTACTTCGACTACAATCGGAGCAGGATGATCTTGGCCCCGAACGGCCTCTATCGGAGCGTGACGCACACCGGCTAG
- a CDS encoding TIGR00266 family protein, producing MDHRILGTTMPVLEMTLGAGESIVATPGELSWMSANVQMRTSTQMAGSAGLFGALKRALGGGGLFMTEYSAQNAAGMVAFAAKIPGQILPVDVTPGKGYMIHKHGFVCGTSGVELSIGFQRTLGAGVFGGNGFILQKLAGTASAWIELGGEIVIYELAPGQTLLVHPGHVGMFDESVKFDITMIRGIKNIIFGGDGVFLAQLSGPGKVWLQSLTLPNLAHAIGQYIGGEAAGAGVAGGIAGAVLKGLSG from the coding sequence ATGGATCATCGCATTCTGGGCACGACGATGCCCGTGTTGGAGATGACGCTTGGCGCTGGTGAGAGCATCGTGGCGACGCCGGGCGAACTGTCGTGGATGTCGGCGAACGTGCAGATGCGCACCTCGACCCAAATGGCAGGCTCGGCCGGTCTGTTCGGTGCGCTCAAGCGCGCGCTGGGAGGCGGCGGTCTGTTCATGACCGAGTACAGCGCGCAAAACGCGGCCGGTATGGTGGCGTTCGCAGCCAAGATCCCCGGGCAGATCCTCCCGGTCGACGTCACACCCGGCAAGGGCTACATGATCCATAAACACGGCTTCGTGTGCGGCACGTCCGGCGTCGAGCTTTCGATCGGTTTTCAACGCACCCTTGGCGCCGGCGTGTTCGGCGGCAACGGCTTCATCCTTCAGAAACTCGCGGGCACCGCCAGCGCCTGGATCGAACTAGGCGGCGAGATCGTGATCTACGAGCTCGCGCCCGGCCAAACGCTGCTGGTGCATCCCGGCCATGTGGGCATGTTCGACGAGAGCGTCAAGTTCGACATCACGATGATCCGCGGCATCAAGAACATCATCTTCGGCGGCGACGGCGTGTTTCTCGCGCAACTGAGCGGACCCGGCAAAGTATGGCTGCAGTCGCTGACGCTGCCCAATCTCGCACATGCGATCGGCCAGTACATCGGCGGCGAAGCCGCGGGTGCCGGCGTGGCGGGCGGCATCGCCGGCGCGGTGCTCAAGGGCCTCAGCGGCTGA
- a CDS encoding GIY-YIG nuclease family protein — protein sequence MKKHYVYLARAADGAYYCGYALDPRARVERHNAGAGAKSLRGRLPVTLAYARSFASLGDALKFEIFLKKQTHAFKQSLAKRWRARRRGK from the coding sequence ATTAAGAAGCACTACGTATATCTCGCCCGCGCCGCGGACGGCGCGTACTATTGCGGTTACGCGCTCGATCCGCGCGCACGCGTGGAGAGGCATAACGCCGGCGCCGGGGCGAAGTCGCTGCGCGGGCGATTGCCGGTCACGCTGGCCTACGCGCGCAGCTTTGCTTCACTGGGCGATGCGTTGAAGTTCGAGATCTTCTTGAAGAAGCAGACGCACGCATTCAAGCAGTCGCTCGCGAAGCGTTGGCGCGCTCGCAGAAGAGGAAAATAA
- a CDS encoding bifunctional 3-deoxy-7-phosphoheptulonate synthase/chorismate mutase produces the protein MALYSARKGFNIGLTVGGVNLNRGFHMVAGPCSVESAAQIETTAAHLAGKGVRILRGGAFKPRTSPYSFQGLEEEGLRLLADAARRHDMITVSEVMDTESLPLVAEHIDILQVGARNMQNFSLLKKLAKQPKPVLLKRGMSATIEELLLAAEYVLNGNDRVILCERGVRSFERLTRNMLDLAGVALLHEMSHLPVIVDLSHSTGRTDIVMPLARACVALGAEGIMVEVHPNPQAALSDADQALSLEEASRLIDDLQPWIELRSRIAASNGSLAKPAVPADH, from the coding sequence ATGGCGCTGTACAGCGCGCGTAAGGGCTTCAATATCGGCCTCACGGTCGGCGGCGTCAATCTGAACCGCGGCTTCCATATGGTCGCGGGGCCGTGCAGTGTGGAATCGGCCGCGCAGATCGAGACCACCGCCGCTCACCTTGCAGGCAAGGGCGTTCGCATCCTCCGGGGCGGCGCGTTCAAACCGCGCACCTCGCCGTACTCGTTCCAGGGACTTGAAGAAGAAGGCCTGCGCCTTCTTGCAGACGCCGCGCGGCGACACGACATGATCACCGTGTCCGAGGTGATGGACACAGAATCGCTGCCGCTGGTCGCAGAGCACATCGACATCCTGCAAGTCGGCGCCCGCAACATGCAAAACTTTTCGCTGCTGAAGAAACTCGCCAAGCAGCCCAAGCCGGTCCTGCTCAAACGCGGCATGTCGGCGACCATCGAAGAGCTGCTGCTGGCGGCCGAGTACGTGCTCAACGGGAACGACCGCGTCATCTTGTGCGAGCGGGGCGTGCGCTCGTTCGAAAGACTGACGCGCAACATGCTCGATCTGGCCGGCGTGGCGTTGTTGCATGAGATGAGCCATCTGCCGGTGATCGTGGACCTTTCGCACTCGACCGGCCGAACCGACATCGTGATGCCGCTCGCGCGCGCCTGCGTCGCCCTGGGTGCGGAAGGCATCATGGTCGAAGTGCACCCCAATCCGCAAGCTGCGCTCTCGGACGCCGATCAGGCGCTCTCGTTGGAAGAGGCGTCGCGGCTCATCGACGACCTTCAACCATGGATCGAATTGCGTTCGCGCATCGCCGCGTCGAACGGGTCCCTAGCAAAACCCGCCGTACCGGCCGACCATTAA
- a CDS encoding sulfite exporter TauE/SafE family protein produces MPWYEFVAFVALGLVVGTYGTMVGVGGGFLMVPVFLFMHQPAKVAAGTSLAVVLVNSVSGTFQYLRQRRVDLVSGLIFSIAGIPGALLGAYADQFIPHRVFTLLFGVLLLVVGARILLVREKAESLSDDSTPPRGAASAWHMRRDFDDARGVRHSYRYSLIGGIAVSVATGFLASLFGIGGGVVQVPAMVYLFGFPAHVATATSQFIIAVTSFFGTASHLYYGDVLPLPALALALGAIAGAPLGAFLALRMKAAPLMRWLSLAILFAAIYLIIAR; encoded by the coding sequence ATGCCCTGGTATGAGTTCGTAGCCTTCGTCGCGCTCGGCCTGGTGGTCGGCACCTATGGCACGATGGTGGGCGTAGGCGGCGGGTTCTTGATGGTCCCGGTCTTCTTGTTCATGCACCAGCCTGCGAAGGTGGCTGCGGGCACGTCGCTTGCCGTCGTGTTGGTCAACTCGGTGTCCGGCACGTTCCAGTACCTTCGTCAGCGAAGGGTCGATCTCGTCAGCGGTTTGATTTTTTCGATCGCAGGGATCCCCGGCGCGCTGCTGGGCGCGTATGCAGACCAGTTCATACCGCATCGCGTGTTCACGCTTCTGTTCGGGGTGCTCTTGCTCGTCGTGGGCGCGCGCATCTTGCTGGTGCGCGAAAAAGCCGAGAGCCTATCTGACGATTCGACGCCGCCGCGAGGCGCGGCTTCGGCTTGGCACATGCGCCGCGATTTCGACGACGCGCGCGGCGTGCGGCATTCGTACCGCTACAGCTTGATCGGCGGTATCGCGGTCTCGGTCGCAACGGGATTTCTGGCGAGCTTGTTCGGGATCGGCGGCGGGGTCGTGCAGGTCCCCGCGATGGTGTATCTCTTCGGATTCCCGGCGCACGTCGCCACGGCCACGTCGCAATTCATCATCGCGGTGACGTCGTTTTTCGGAACCGCTTCGCATCTGTACTACGGCGACGTGCTTCCGCTGCCGGCGCTGGCGTTGGCGCTCGGGGCGATCGCCGGCGCGCCGCTCGGGGCGTTCTTGGCGTTGCGCATGAAGGCTGCGCCGCTGATGCGCTGGTTGTCGCTGGCGATACTTTTCGCGGCGATCTATTTGATCATCGCGAGATAG
- a CDS encoding UbiX family flavin prenyltransferase, which produces MATYVVGISGASGTILGIRALEALRSVKGAQVHLVMTDQAKVTMRLETSYTPAKVAKLAHVVHDERNLAAAISSGSFKTDGMVVIPCSIKTAAAIAYSQNDTLLVRAADVHLKEKRRLVLVVRETPLHLGHLRALMRLAEIGAMIVPPMPGFYHKPKSVDDIVNHIVGKALDALGVPHELFARWKGSR; this is translated from the coding sequence ATGGCCACCTACGTCGTCGGCATCAGCGGAGCGAGCGGCACGATTCTCGGCATCCGCGCGCTCGAGGCGCTCCGCTCGGTCAAAGGAGCGCAGGTCCATTTGGTGATGACCGATCAGGCCAAGGTGACGATGCGGCTCGAGACCTCGTACACGCCGGCGAAGGTCGCCAAGCTCGCACACGTCGTGCATGACGAGCGAAACCTTGCGGCCGCGATCTCTTCCGGCTCGTTCAAGACCGACGGGATGGTCGTCATCCCTTGCTCCATCAAGACCGCTGCCGCGATCGCGTATTCGCAAAACGACACGCTGCTGGTGCGCGCGGCGGACGTGCATCTCAAAGAGAAACGCCGGCTCGTGCTGGTGGTGCGCGAAACGCCGTTGCATCTCGGCCACTTGCGCGCGCTGATGCGGCTGGCGGAGATCGGCGCCATGATCGTTCCGCCGATGCCAGGCTTCTACCACAAGCCGAAGTCCGTGGACGACATCGTGAACCACATCGTCGGCAAAGCGCTCGACGCGCTTGGCGTCCCCCACGAACTCTTCGCCCGCTGGAAGGGCTCCAGGTAG
- a CDS encoding methyltransferase, with translation MTPWAYRQRALVIALIYAASFFFGYLVQGYAVNDVTPTYVLLGQYVGGSGTIAMAFLAAAFVAATYLIRLWASSYHVPGVVMKHDVVTDRLTIAGPYRFVRNPLYVGNVLLSVGIGLLGPPVTTVLIFLGNLVFVNWLCAVEEQFMATTHGEIYRQYCAEVPRLLPHLWPIRQSSNAPAPSFELGFRTEIAFLGMTLAMLYFAIVAVPLDRQSYVAWIMIAIVGVFLLWQYLANRSSKGATR, from the coding sequence GTGACCCCGTGGGCGTATCGCCAGCGCGCGCTCGTGATCGCGCTGATCTATGCGGCTAGCTTCTTCTTCGGCTACCTGGTCCAAGGTTACGCGGTGAACGACGTCACGCCGACGTATGTGCTCCTCGGCCAATACGTGGGCGGCAGCGGCACTATCGCTATGGCGTTCCTGGCGGCTGCATTCGTTGCGGCTACATACTTGATACGCTTGTGGGCATCGAGTTACCATGTGCCCGGCGTGGTCATGAAACACGACGTGGTCACCGACCGCTTGACCATCGCCGGTCCGTATCGCTTCGTGCGCAATCCGCTGTACGTGGGCAATGTCCTCTTGTCGGTCGGCATCGGGCTGCTGGGCCCACCGGTCACCACGGTGCTGATCTTCCTCGGCAACCTGGTCTTCGTCAACTGGCTATGCGCGGTGGAAGAACAGTTCATGGCGACAACGCATGGCGAGATCTATCGGCAATACTGCGCCGAGGTGCCGCGCTTGCTGCCGCATCTCTGGCCGATCAGGCAAAGTTCGAACGCCCCGGCGCCCTCTTTCGAGCTCGGCTTTCGCACGGAGATCGCGTTCTTGGGAATGACGCTCGCGATGCTGTACTTCGCGATCGTCGCGGTGCCGCTCGATCGGCAGTCGTACGTCGCTTGGATCATGATCGCGATCGTCGGCGTGTTCCTTTTGTGGCAGTACCTGGCGAACCGCTCATCCAAAGGGGCTACCCGATAA
- a CDS encoding SprT family zinc-dependent metalloprotease, which produces MLDFSTSVAPRGLPSEADLQLLFAHLNTALFDGSLPSHRIVFNARLTAVTGRITHRPPRIELSTRLLAAHPEHIQATLLHEMVHAWLHVRRQPSGHGAPFKKKMREVGLTSIYHYLPTQPRRSARRYVLECPRCKIALLRRRRPGSRVSCARCSPRGFDARVEMRVRAL; this is translated from the coding sequence GTGCTCGATTTTTCGACCAGCGTCGCGCCTCGCGGACTGCCGAGCGAAGCCGACCTCCAATTGCTCTTCGCGCACCTCAATACGGCGCTCTTCGACGGCTCACTCCCAAGTCACCGGATCGTCTTCAACGCTCGGCTAACGGCCGTCACCGGACGAATCACGCACCGCCCGCCGCGCATCGAACTCTCAACGCGGCTGCTCGCCGCGCACCCCGAACACATCCAAGCCACCCTGCTCCACGAGATGGTCCACGCCTGGCTGCACGTACGCCGGCAGCCCTCCGGGCACGGCGCTCCCTTCAAGAAGAAGATGCGCGAGGTCGGCTTGACGAGCATCTACCACTACCTGCCGACCCAGCCCCGCCGCAGCGCCCGTCGTTACGTCCTCGAGTGTCCGCGCTGCAAGATCGCGCTGCTGCGCCGGCGGCGTCCTGGGTCGCGCGTGTCGTGTGCGCGCTGCTCGCCGCGCGGATTCGATGCGCGGGTGGAGATGAGGGTGCGCGCGCTGTGA
- a CDS encoding M55 family metallopeptidase has protein sequence MKVYISADMEGVAGITAVEQTNPVGQPEYAYSCQLMTGEVRAACEGALAAGASEIVVNDSHWNMRNIIHEELPHSVRLIRGALKPLSMNEGLDPSFTAAAFVGYHASIGTQDAVLDHTYTDETLYDVKLNGVRCSEARINALVAGAFGVPIVFLSGDQSACADARSFLPWAETVQVKQAIGRYAAASLSPHEARAAIKTGLAKALKEAPGRGAKAYRIEPPLVLELSFTSSAKADIAALLPGSERLSARDLRFTHADILTVFRAFRAMAALGSGVS, from the coding sequence GTGAAAGTTTACATCTCTGCGGATATGGAGGGCGTCGCCGGCATCACCGCCGTCGAGCAGACGAATCCGGTCGGCCAGCCGGAGTATGCGTATTCGTGCCAGCTCATGACCGGCGAGGTGAGGGCCGCGTGCGAAGGCGCGTTGGCCGCCGGCGCGAGCGAGATCGTCGTCAACGATTCGCACTGGAACATGCGCAATATCATCCACGAGGAACTGCCGCATTCGGTGCGCCTCATCCGCGGCGCGCTCAAGCCGTTGTCGATGAACGAGGGTCTGGATCCGTCATTCACCGCGGCGGCGTTCGTGGGCTATCACGCGAGCATCGGCACGCAGGATGCCGTTCTCGATCACACCTATACCGACGAGACGCTCTACGACGTCAAGCTCAACGGCGTGCGCTGCAGCGAGGCGCGCATCAATGCGTTGGTGGCCGGCGCTTTCGGGGTGCCGATCGTGTTCCTGTCGGGCGATCAAAGCGCGTGCGCGGACGCGCGCTCTTTCTTGCCTTGGGCGGAGACGGTGCAAGTGAAGCAGGCGATCGGGCGCTATGCCGCGGCTTCGTTATCGCCGCACGAGGCTCGCGCCGCCATCAAAACGGGTCTGGCAAAAGCGCTAAAAGAGGCGCCAGGCCGCGGCGCCAAGGCCTATCGCATCGAACCGCCCCTCGTGTTGGAACTGTCGTTCACGTCGAGCGCCAAAGCGGACATCGCGGCGCTGCTCCCGGGCAGCGAACGCTTGTCCGCTCGAGATCTGCGCTTCACTCACGCAGACATTTTGACGGTTTTTCGTGCTTTTCGCGCCATGGCGGCACTGGGTTCAGGCGTATCCTGA
- a CDS encoding UPF0158 family protein, with amino-acid sequence MSDATTNNTNLTAEWIRRPQADLGGASPADAVADPGARRKLEDLLVELAGHHVRLTNLGLPAVNPADIRKALGLEAHAHPAPARPAARMVRPGPVKRNPMLDELGTALTGGDVDSVSFYNTKTHAVEHFMHNLGDVENARIAEADGNADFKKITPVTTDVRYGIMSDFISLIEDINVAGRLRTAISGKGAFRRFRETVDEDDTLRRRWLGYRTKRHYHLALDWLHRNELKPDGLNPADYDWEPSKEPEHPAPARREAPKAEEKPAEPVAAAPEPAAEATPAEAPPVEAAAESVAETAAEATAEAQTPA; translated from the coding sequence ATGAGCGACGCAACGACGAACAACACGAACCTCACGGCGGAATGGATCCGCAGACCCCAGGCCGATCTCGGCGGCGCATCGCCGGCGGACGCGGTGGCCGACCCGGGCGCCCGCCGAAAACTCGAAGACCTGCTCGTAGAGCTTGCCGGGCATCACGTACGGCTGACCAATCTCGGGTTGCCCGCGGTGAATCCGGCCGATATCCGCAAAGCGCTCGGTCTGGAGGCGCACGCGCACCCTGCGCCGGCGCGGCCGGCGGCGCGCATGGTGCGCCCGGGCCCCGTGAAACGCAACCCCATGCTGGACGAGCTCGGCACCGCTCTCACGGGCGGCGACGTTGACAGCGTGTCGTTTTACAACACCAAGACGCACGCAGTCGAGCATTTCATGCACAACCTCGGCGATGTCGAGAACGCGCGCATCGCGGAAGCGGACGGCAATGCCGACTTCAAGAAGATCACGCCGGTGACGACCGACGTGCGCTACGGCATCATGTCCGACTTCATCAGTCTGATCGAGGACATCAACGTGGCAGGACGGCTGCGCACGGCGATCTCGGGCAAGGGTGCGTTTCGGCGCTTCCGCGAGACCGTGGACGAGGACGATACGCTGCGCCGGCGCTGGCTCGGGTACCGCACCAAGCGGCACTACCATCTAGCTTTGGATTGGCTGCACCGCAACGAGCTCAAGCCGGATGGCCTCAACCCCGCCGACTACGATTGGGAGCCGTCGAAGGAGCCGGAACATCCGGCCCCGGCGCGGCGCGAAGCCCCGAAGGCTGAAGAAAAACCGGCGGAGCCTGTCGCGGCGGCGCCCGAACCGGCGGCCGAGGCGACGCCCGCAGAGGCTCCACCCGTCGAAGCCGCAGCTGAATCCGTGGCTGAAACCGCGGCCGAAGCCACCGCCGAGGCGCAAACGCCGGCCTAA
- a CDS encoding plastocyanin/azurin family copper-binding protein, with protein sequence MSFRTGRLAALAVACAALAVGILSASAGAADLDVSLSMSRNSKVVHIRAGDAMGIAPLVLRVHVGDRVVFVDDDVKQHHTATGLTGASAFVDDPRWTDASLKAYGQIGPEAWSTGDLAPGARSAPLVAAKPGTYLYGCFFHYTAGMRGEIIVEP encoded by the coding sequence ATGTCTTTCAGAACGGGACGGCTCGCTGCACTCGCGGTCGCATGCGCGGCCCTGGCGGTCGGAATCCTATCCGCCTCAGCCGGGGCGGCGGACCTGGACGTGAGTCTGAGCATGAGCCGCAACAGCAAAGTGGTGCACATCAGAGCCGGCGACGCGATGGGCATCGCACCCCTAGTCTTGAGGGTGCACGTCGGCGATCGCGTGGTCTTCGTGGATGACGACGTGAAGCAACATCACACCGCCACGGGATTGACAGGCGCGAGCGCGTTTGTCGACGACCCGCGCTGGACCGATGCGTCGCTGAAAGCCTACGGCCAGATCGGTCCGGAGGCGTGGAGCACCGGTGACCTGGCGCCCGGCGCGCGCTCGGCTCCGCTCGTGGCGGCGAAGCCCGGCACGTACCTGTACGGCTGCTTCTTTCATTATACGGCGGGAATGCGTGGCGAGATAATCGTCGAACCCTAG